In Vanessa atalanta chromosome 3, ilVanAtal1.2, whole genome shotgun sequence, one genomic interval encodes:
- the LOC125077420 gene encoding spermine oxidase-like — MKSLRVKHLWAKDWKILLTEYLAMKCCRNLSKAVSAAGQQQCILDSCSIGSSCQEPRVIIIGAGMAGLSAAHRLTQCGIRNFLVLEAKERPGGRIHSCWLGDAIIEMGAEWIYGACLPNSIYTLASQDRLLQTPLPRLDSTKGLFCTSEGRAIDLPVTITAYHTFRQIEQQAANLFRLGCERQHGTLLNFVGLRIQQELHNFPEDQRYDAARVMFGLTNILRNKCGDDLSLVSADQYGSYIELPGGSVRVPLGYVGVIAPLLRGLPDNSVRYNKAVNVIRWGQGQTGPGRVLVKCCDGEELTADYVIITVSLGCLKCQADKLFAPPLPVCKLDAICNLGYGLSNKVFMEYAEPYWVCHEGNLKLAWSAEELQCRCDWTRGVCAVDEMPGSKHVLCAWISGQEAAMMESLSENDVAEGLTCLLRKFTGNPCLPYPQMLLRSRWALDPHFCGSYSYMSCCSTVSQQCELGTPIPGPCDSQPPILLFAGEATVPGHFGTAHGARLSGVREAERIVLLTKKFEGPPR, encoded by the exons ATGAAATCGTTACGTGTAAAACATTTATGGGCTAAAGATTGGAAAATACTGTTGACGGAATATTTAGCGATGAAATGTTGTAGAAATTTAAGTAAAGCTGTCAGCGCAGCGGGGCAGCAGCAATGTATTTTGGATTCTTGCAGTATCGGTTCATCCTGTCAAGAACCTCGCGTTATAATCATAGGGGCTGGCATGGCGGGTTTATCAGCAGCTCACCGGCTTACCCAATGTGGAATTAGAAATTTTCTTGTTTTGGAAGCTAAGGAAag gcCAGGAGGACGAATTCATTCTTGTTGGTTGGGAGACGCAATTATTGAAATGGGTGCTGAATGGATCTATGGAGCTTGCTTGCCTAACTCCATATATACATTAGCGTCGCAAGACAGGCTATTGCAGACACCTTTACCCCGTTTAGATTCAACGAAAGGCTTATTTTGCACAAGTGAGGGACGCGCCATAGATTTACCAGTGACAATAACAGCATATCACACATTTAGACAAATAGAACAACAGGCTGCAAATTTATTTCGTTTGGGTTGTGAAAGACAACATGGGACATTGCTAAATTTCGTAGGTTTACGAATACAACAAGAGTTGCATAATTTTCCTGAAGATCAACGTTATGACGCCGCCAGAGTTATGTTTGGCCTAACGAATATACTAAGAAACAAATGTGGTGATGATTTATCTCTTGTTAGTGCTGACCAATACGGTAGCTATATTGAACTCCCGGGTGGAAGCGTGCGAGTTCCGTTGGGATATGTTGGGGTAATAGCTCCTTTGCTTCGAGGTTTACCCGATAATAGCGTTCGTTATAATAAGGCAGTAAACGTTATACGTTGGGGCCAGGGTCAAACAGGTCCAGGCCGAGTTTTAGTCAAATGTTGCGATGGCGAAGAATTAACCGCcgattatgtaattattactgTCTCCTTGGGATGCCTGAAATGTCAAGCCGATAAACTTTTTGCTCCACCTCTTCCCGTGTGTAAATTAGATGCAATTTGTAATCTAGGCTACGGTCTtagcaataaagtatttatggaATATGCAGAGCCCTATTGGGTTTGTCATGAAGGTAATTTAAAACTTGCATGGTCTGCCGAAGAACTGCAATGTAGATGTGACTGGACTAGAGGTGTGTGTGCCGTTGATGAAATGCCAGGCAGTAAACACGTTCTATGTGCTTGGATATCGGGGCAAGAAGCTGCGATGATGGAGTCCTTATCAGAAAACGATGTTGCTGAAGGATTGACATGTCTATTACGTAAATTCACGGGTAACCCGTGTCTACCATATCCTCAAATGTTATTACGATCGCGATGGGCATTGGATCCACATTTTTGTGGATCTTATTCATATATGAGTTGTTGTTCAACTGTTAGCCAACAATGTGAACTAGGTACTCCGATACCAGGCCCTTGTGATTCCCAACCGCCTATTCTTTTATTTGCTGGTGAAGCAACTGTACCTGGTCATTTTGGTACAGCCCACGGCGCTAGATTAAGTGGTGTCCGCGAAGCCGAACGGATCGTACTATTGACTAAAAAATTCGAAGGTCCTCCGCGTTAG
- the LOC125077030 gene encoding BTB/POZ domain-containing protein 3 isoform X2: protein MGYNMNDLRNKSLYDRVNKLLVSYEWSDCSFSVHGKNFKAHKLILGISSPVFEAMFYGPLSTNEVITITDIEPNIFQLLLNYIYTDKVDIHSIEESYDLMYVSRKYMLEYLTEICIAYIESNISIDNVIPVLNYPDHMQDNQLVSTALKLFCQHAGYLLKENKSSITSTCMQKILRCNEINILEKDLIKGVFEWTSYYCEQNEIKNNIQNRREVLIKNDLLKLLRFNTLTLNELNEITASKDNLLLKCEEEQMKLQMETEKMNNRVLSITDNKFLPRKTLKQQWCLCHRPPLRSESPLIVDLSNYTIHTKVKANKSTFINTLSVHSRMAPVVSYCNNLTNIYHEQFTILVTCEEDNSIIKKIYFDSNVEHDFNIDIEFDEPMLIKKDCWYKISFIWPHQDTFYSYQYGVQSRAPCYNNGKIKFEFNDVLRISDHGGSFLRGLKFCM, encoded by the coding sequence ATGGGATATAATATGAATGACCTTAGAAACAAAAGTTTATATGAcagagttaataaattattagtatcatACGAGTGGAGTGATTGCAGTTTCTCTGTACATGGCAAAAATTTTAAAGCTCACAAATTAATATTAGGTATCAGTAGTCCTGTTTTTGAAGCAATGTTTTACGGACCTTTATCCACAAACGAAGTAATAACCATTACGGACATAGAACCGAATATATTTCagctgttattaaattatatttacacagaCAAAGTTGACATACATTCTATAGAGGAATCATATGATTTAATGTATGTCTCGAGGAAATATATGTTAGAGTATCTTACAGAAATTTGCATTGCATACATAGAATCAAATATAAGTATTGATAATGTTATTCCTGTTTTAAACTACCCTGATCACATGCAAGACAATCAACTCGTCTCAACAGCACTAAAACTATTTTGTCAACATGCAGGCTACctgttaaaagaaaataaaagttcCATTACTTCCACATGTATGCAAAAAATTCTCAgatgtaatgaaattaatatattagaaaaagatCTTATTAAGGGTGTCTTTGAATGGACATCATATTACTGTGAacagaatgaaattaaaaataatattcaaaatcgaCGAGAAGTATTGataaagaatgatttattgaagctattaagatttaatacactgacattaaatgaattaaatgaaataacagcGAGTAAAGATAACCTTCTATTAAAATGTGAAGAAGAACAAATGAAACTGCAAATGGAAACTGAAAAAATGAATAACAGAGTCCTAAGTATCACAGATAACAAATTCTTACCAAGAAAGACTTTAAAACAGCAATGGTGTCTTTGTCATCGCCCTCCATTAAGATCTGAATCTCCTTTAATAGTAGATTTATCAAACTATACAATACACACAAAAGTAAAAGCTAATAAGtctacatttattaatactttaagtGTACATTCTAGAATGGCTCCAGTGGTCAGCTATTGTAATAATCTTACGAATATTTATCATGAACAATTCACAATCTTAGTCACATGCGAAGAAGACAatagcattataaaaaaaatatactttgataGTAATGTGGAACATGACTTCAACATTGATATTGAATTTGATGAacctatgttaataaaaaaagactgctggtataaaataagttttatatggCCTCACCAAGACACCTTCTACTCCTATCAATATGGTGTGCAAAGTAGAGCTCCATGTTATAAtaatggtaaaataaaatttgaatttaatgatGTTTTGAGAATTTCTGATCATGGAGGAAGCTTTCTCAGaggtttaaaattttgtatgtaa
- the LOC125077030 gene encoding BTB/POZ domain-containing protein 3 isoform X1: protein MRPWSYSKFKVDIKAKQMGYNMNDLRNKSLYDRVNKLLVSYEWSDCSFSVHGKNFKAHKLILGISSPVFEAMFYGPLSTNEVITITDIEPNIFQLLLNYIYTDKVDIHSIEESYDLMYVSRKYMLEYLTEICIAYIESNISIDNVIPVLNYPDHMQDNQLVSTALKLFCQHAGYLLKENKSSITSTCMQKILRCNEINILEKDLIKGVFEWTSYYCEQNEIKNNIQNRREVLIKNDLLKLLRFNTLTLNELNEITASKDNLLLKCEEEQMKLQMETEKMNNRVLSITDNKFLPRKTLKQQWCLCHRPPLRSESPLIVDLSNYTIHTKVKANKSTFINTLSVHSRMAPVVSYCNNLTNIYHEQFTILVTCEEDNSIIKKIYFDSNVEHDFNIDIEFDEPMLIKKDCWYKISFIWPHQDTFYSYQYGVQSRAPCYNNGKIKFEFNDVLRISDHGGSFLRGLKFCM, encoded by the exons atgcgTCCCTGGTCATATTCCAAGTTCAAGGTTGATATCAAAGCCAAACAG ATGGGATATAATATGAATGACCTTAGAAACAAAAGTTTATATGAcagagttaataaattattagtatcatACGAGTGGAGTGATTGCAGTTTCTCTGTACATGGCAAAAATTTTAAAGCTCACAAATTAATATTAGGTATCAGTAGTCCTGTTTTTGAAGCAATGTTTTACGGACCTTTATCCACAAACGAAGTAATAACCATTACGGACATAGAACCGAATATATTTCagctgttattaaattatatttacacagaCAAAGTTGACATACATTCTATAGAGGAATCATATGATTTAATGTATGTCTCGAGGAAATATATGTTAGAGTATCTTACAGAAATTTGCATTGCATACATAGAATCAAATATAAGTATTGATAATGTTATTCCTGTTTTAAACTACCCTGATCACATGCAAGACAATCAACTCGTCTCAACAGCACTAAAACTATTTTGTCAACATGCAGGCTACctgttaaaagaaaataaaagttcCATTACTTCCACATGTATGCAAAAAATTCTCAgatgtaatgaaattaatatattagaaaaagatCTTATTAAGGGTGTCTTTGAATGGACATCATATTACTGTGAacagaatgaaattaaaaataatattcaaaatcgaCGAGAAGTATTGataaagaatgatttattgaagctattaagatttaatacactgacattaaatgaattaaatgaaataacagcGAGTAAAGATAACCTTCTATTAAAATGTGAAGAAGAACAAATGAAACTGCAAATGGAAACTGAAAAAATGAATAACAGAGTCCTAAGTATCACAGATAACAAATTCTTACCAAGAAAGACTTTAAAACAGCAATGGTGTCTTTGTCATCGCCCTCCATTAAGATCTGAATCTCCTTTAATAGTAGATTTATCAAACTATACAATACACACAAAAGTAAAAGCTAATAAGtctacatttattaatactttaagtGTACATTCTAGAATGGCTCCAGTGGTCAGCTATTGTAATAATCTTACGAATATTTATCATGAACAATTCACAATCTTAGTCACATGCGAAGAAGACAatagcattataaaaaaaatatactttgataGTAATGTGGAACATGACTTCAACATTGATATTGAATTTGATGAacctatgttaataaaaaaagactgctggtataaaataagttttatatggCCTCACCAAGACACCTTCTACTCCTATCAATATGGTGTGCAAAGTAGAGCTCCATGTTATAAtaatggtaaaataaaatttgaatttaatgatGTTTTGAGAATTTCTGATCATGGAGGAAGCTTTCTCAGaggtttaaaattttgtatgtaa
- the LOC125077421 gene encoding aromatic-L-amino-acid decarboxylase: MESKEFKDFAKAMVDYIAEYLENIRDRQVVPSVKPGYLRPLIPEQAPEKPEPWTAVMDDIERVIMSGVTHWHSPRFHAYFPTANSYPAIVADMLSGAIACIGFTWIASPACTELEVVMLDWLGQMLGLPEEFLARSGGEAGGVIQGTASEATLVALLGAKARTMQRVKEQHPEWTEVEILSKLVGYCNKQAHSSVERAGLLGGVKLRNLKSDNKRRLRGDTLKEAIDEDISNGLIPFYVVATLGTTSSCAFDCLDEIGDVCKERDIWLHVDAAYAGSAFVCPEYRYLMKGVEKADSFNFNPHKWMLVNFDCSAMWLKQPRWVIDAFNVDPLYLKHDQQGSAPDYRHWQIPLGRRFRALKLWFVLRLYGIENIQKHIRKHIALAHLFEKLCLEDERFEIYEEVTMGLVCFRLKGSNDINEELLRRINGRGKIHLVPSKVDDVYFLRLAICSRFSEESDIQSSWEEVKATADELLQVQK, translated from the exons ATGGAGTCAAAGGAGTTCAAGGATTTCGCGAAGGCGATGGTGGATTACATCGCAgagtatttagaaaatatacgtGATAG GCAAGTAGTACCGTCAGTCAAGCCGGGCTACCTCCGACCATTGATCCCTGAGCAAGCGCCAGAGAAGCCGGAGCCCTGGACCGCCGTGATGGACGACATTGAGCGCGTTATAATGTCTGGAGTGACGCACTGGCATTCGCCACGGTTTCACGCCTATTTCCCGACAGCCAATTCTTATCCTGCTATCGTTGCGGACATGCTCAGCGGTGCCATTGCCTGCATTGGATTTACTTGG ATTGCTAGCCCTGCATGTACCGAATTAGAAGTGGTTATGTTGGATTGGCTCGGTCAGATGCTTGGTCTCCCGGAAGAGTTTCTGGCTCGTTCTGGTGGGGAAGCTGGTGGAGTAATTCAGGGCACAGCTAGTGAAGCTACATTAGTAGCACTTCTCGGTGCAAAGGCTCGTACTATGCAAAGAGTGAAGGAACAACACCCAGAGTGGACTGAGGTCGAGATTCTATCCAAACTCGTGGGTTATTGTAACA AGCAAGCTCATTCATCTGTAGAGCGAGCAGGACTTCTCGGTGGCGTTAAGCTTCGCAATCTGAAGTCAGATAATAAGAGGAGATTACGAGGTGATACATTAAAGGAGGCTATTGATGAAGACATCAGCAATGGCCTAATACCATTCTAC GTCGTGGCCACCCTCGGTACTACATCATCTTGTGCTTTCGACTGTTTAGATGAAATAGGTGACGTATGTAAAGAACGAGATATCTGGTTGCATGTGGACGCCGCATACGCTGGATCAGCTTTCGTCTGCCCGGAGTACCGTTACCTGATGAAGGGTGTTGAAAAGGCGGACTCTTTCAACTTTAACCCTCATAAGTGGATGCTCGTTAACTTCGACTGTTCCGCCATGTGGCTTAAACAACCTCGTTGGGTGATCGATGCATTTAACGTTGATCCTCTTTACTTGAAACACGACCAACAAGGATCCGCGCCAGATTACCGCCATTGGCAGATACCTCTTGGCCGTCGTTTCCGTGCCCTCAAACTTTGGTTCGTTCTGAGATTGTACGGCATTGAAAATATTCAGAAACATATTCGTAAACATATCGCTTTGGCGCATCTTTTCGAGAAACTATGTCTAGAAGATGAGAGGTTCGAAATATATGAAGAGGTTACTATGGGTCTTGTTTGCTTCCGACTGAAGGGGAGCAATGATATTAACGAAGAGCTACTGAGACGTATTAACGGGCGTGgtaaaattcatctcgtaccATCTAAAGTCGACGATGTTTATTTCCTGAGGCTGGCTATTTGTTCACGGTTCTCCGAAGAAAGTGATATCCAAAGTTCCTGGGAGGAAGTAAAAGCTACTGCTGATGAATTATTACAAGTACAAAAGtaa